One Malania oleifera isolate guangnan ecotype guangnan chromosome 10, ASM2987363v1, whole genome shotgun sequence genomic region harbors:
- the LOC131166376 gene encoding uncharacterized protein LOC131166376 isoform X2: MSEKNPRTPNDPLIPLPFSSVEMDTRQLIDSLTSHISLYHFSSPNHNPNSDPNPRSSILKWFSSLTVHQRQAHLTTVEPNFIQLLLCMQSKLRTHGHGFFFILPDLPSRNRPFLPSLCYRKSQGLLARVSEGNGLERSVYESVRLFGSREGENANECCCSLKGLDSMTVCEDFVVNVDRFVAVMDGVSNGGFLRGEATELGADWVEMKWLKAKGYYSIESFLANRLEVALRLAWLNCSSGKKRGVKLQEKVNATGMAVNVFWRKKGCLDWWGKLDGAIKRKVFRTVLGKAAKSLTDETLKGANSALEDEMWAFSVGMEQPLRYNSFVSSQRTITAPSADVEFGSTIAPASVSGKITPLPQIFNGLLVLWDILTMLLSCQHSEYDKEKLFFSTLGSVSTISDCVLRKLRTFLMVISLDCTKIELLGEGTSKCPPNKMKENSGAGSRRKKRKTRNMKRVNPVSAFQGDNLTRCEPLEGQGRCLAQAEIVDFAESNNMACIHQGKNVCREALSSAVKMEHAQCLVEENVQTAARKNRKGRTKNKNGNLIDPLEKNNEMKTREVSSFSDGSQVEAGKSHCVSDSSVVQSLPNSDATIRTNLERNLSLCNSTSGTTQDDAAQSIQGDPVLGSTRSRCHASLEWDQFTNSVIEEQTVSRSSGASHAAQSIQGDFVLGSTRSGCHASLECNQFTGSVIEKQTISSRSSGGSHADTEWDKFRYSDIENHTTTPSTETLSCRVDCNRTPHVVPVMEHDSVVTDEDNFSDPGQLNENGAKSIITVDPIKATGTEEESKPIPGQESENLCSSELANSVGRPSYEWPSVSCVAPIHFPSVNSHLPAATDRLHLDVGHNWHNHFRRAFLPAMHQTRNPQIEGGCGRILSRQLPMSLDWPPMVRHVSGLAPSMTCNFDSGFASRRKSSFWQGFTTHGLQINATATEEERKYSGDFADLSDRTNSQDLVDELDSHWVSEEEFEVHAVSGMDYNQYFGGGVMYWNPSDHTGTSFSRPPSLSSDDSSWAWREADMNRAVDDMVAFSSSYSTNGLTSPTAGSFCSPFDTLASGHQALGYVMSGNEAANKVLHTSSTMSDAVAEEKVSGSLTNLSGDVEGNSGDSFPYPILRPIIVPNMSRERSRSEFKRSQGHKSPCVPPSRREQPRIKRPPSPVVLCVPQAPRPPPPSPVGESRKHRGFSTVRSGSSSPRHWGVRGWYQDGTTFEEACVCMDGAEVVWPSWRNRSISVHPIIQPLPGTLLQDRLIAISQLARDQEHPDVALPLQPPELLNCPLRKASLSLMHSRLHDEIDSFCKKVSAENMIRKPYINWAVKRVARSLQVLWPRSRTNIFGSNATGLSLPTSDVDLVVCLPPVRNLEPIKEAGILEGRNGIKETCLQHAARYLANQEWVTNDSLKTVENTAIPIIRLVVEVPHDFITPGASNLQTPRDVPAGVTSELGNPAHINMAGSENFVSSKCSQINSGNDSKSIRLDISFKSPSHTGLQTTELVKELTDQFPAATPLALVLKKFLADRSLDQSYSGGLSSYCLVIMIIRFLQHEHHLGRSINQNFGSLLMDFLYFFGSG; encoded by the exons ATGTCCGAAAAAAACCCTAGGACGCCAAACGACCCTCTCATCCCCCTCCCATTCTCATCCGTGGAAATGGACACTCGCCAACTCATCGACTCTCTCACCTCTCACATATCACTCTATCACTTCTCCTCCCCAAATCATAATCCCAATTCTGACCCCAACCCCAGATCATCCatcctcaaatggttctcatcaCTCACCGTCCATCAGCGCCAAGCGCACCTCACCACCGTCGAACCGAACTTCATCCAGCTTCTCCTCTGCATGCAGTCCAAGCTCCGCACTCATGGCCATGGCTTTTTCTTCATTCTCCCCGATCTTCCCTCCCGAAACCGTCCGTTCCTGCCCAGCCTCTGCTACAGAAAGTCCCAGGGGCTCTTGGCTCGGGTTTCGGAGGGGAATGGTTTGGAGCGGTCGGTTTATGAGTCGGTTCGGCTGTTCGGGTCAAGGGAAGGGGAGAATGCGAACGAGTGCTGTTGTTCTCTGAAGGGTCTCGATTCAATGACTGTGTGCGAGGATTTCGTGGTGAATGTGGATAGATTTGTGGCGGTAATGGATGGGGTTTCGAATGGTGGTTTTTTGAGGGGCGAAGCAACTGAATTGGGCGCGGATTGGGTGGAAATGAAGTGGTTGAAGGCCAAAGGGTACTACAGTATCGAGTCATTTTTGGCTAATAGGCTTGAGGTGGCATTGAGGTTGGCGTGGCTAAATTGTAGTAGTGGGAAGAAGAGGGGAGTGAAGTTGCAAGAGAAGGTGAACGCCACAGGCATGGCAGTTAATGTGTTTTGGAGGAAGAAGGGATGCTTGGACTGGTGGGGCAAATTGGATGGTGCAATTAAAAGGAAGGTGTTTCGGACAGTACTGGGAAAAGCGGCAAAGTCTCTG ACTGACGAGACTTTGAAGGGGGCGAATAGTGCCTTGGAGGATGAGATGTGGGCCTTCAGTGTAGGAATGGAGCAACCATTGAGGTACAACTCTTTTGTATCATCTCAAAGGACTATCACAGCACCCTCAGCCGATGTGGAATTTGGTTCAACCATTGCCCCAGCTTCTGTGTCTGGAAAAATTACTCCCTTGCCCCAAATCTTTAATGGTTTGCTTGTGCTTTGGGATATTCTTACTATGCTGTTGTCATGTCAGCACTCTGAATATGACAAAGAGAAACTATTTTTTAGCACATTGGGTTCTGTCAGTACCATTTCAGATTGTGTACTAAGGAAACTGCGAACATTTCTCATGGTTATTTCACTTGATTGCACAAAAATAGAACTATTGGGAGAGGGAACTTCAAAGTGCCCAccaaataaaatgaaagaaaactctGGAGCGGGTAGCCGGAGAAAAAAGAGGAAAACACGGAACATGAAAAGGGTAAATCCCGTTTCAGCATTTCAAGGAGATAATTTAACAAGATGTGAACCTTTGGAG GGTCAAGGACGCTGTTTGGCTCAGGCAGAGATTGTAGATTTTGCAGAATCCAACAATATGGCTTGTATACATCAGGGAAAGAATGTTTGCAGAGAGGCATTGTCATCAGCAGTTAAAATG GAGCATGCCCAGTGTCTGGTTGAAGAAAATGTCCAGACAGCTGCAAGGAAGAACAGGAAAGGAAGAACAAAGAACAAAAACGGTAACTTAATTGATCCTCTTGAAAAGAATAATGAGATGAAAACTAGAGAAGTTTCTTCTTTCTCTGATGGTTCTCAAGTCGAGGCTGGAAAGTCTCATTGTGTATCTGACAGTTCAGTTGTTCAGAGCTTGCCAAACAGTGACGCAACTATTAGAACCAACCTTGAGCGAAATTTAAGTTTGTGCAATTCTACCAGTGGAACTACTCAGGATGATGCTGCTCAGAGCATTCAAGGAGATCCTGTTCTTGGCTCTACTAGGAGTAGGTGTCATGCTAGTCTGGAGTGGGACCAGTTCACAAATAGCGTGATTGAAGAACAGACTGTATCCAGATCCAGTGGTGCCTCTCATGCTGCCCAAAGCATTCAAGGAGATTTTGTTCTTGGCTCTACTAGGAGTGGCTGTCATGCTAGCCTGGAGTGCAATCAGTTCACAGGTAGCGTGATTGAAAAACAGACTATATCTTCCAGATCCAGTGGTGGCTCTCATGCTGATACAGAGTGGGACAAATTCAGATATAGTGATATTGAAAATCATACCACAACTCCCAGTACTGAAACTTTAAGCTGCAGGGTAGATTGTAATAGAACGCCCCATGTCGTGCCTGTGATGGAGCATGATAGTGTTGTAACCGATGAAGACAACTTTTCTGACCCTGGACAATTAAATGAAAATGGTGCAAAGTCAATTATAACTGTAGATCCGATCAAAGCTACTGGTACTGAGGAGGAAAGCAAACCAATCCCAGGGCAGGAGAGCGAAAATCTATGTAGTAGTGAACTAGCAAATTCTGTGGGACGCCCTTCATATGAGTGGCCTAGTGTAAGCTGTGTAGCTCCTATTCATTTCCCATCTGTGAACTCACATCTCCCAGCTGCCACTGATAGATTACATCTCGATGTTGGCCACAACTGGCACAATCACTTCCGCCGAGCCTTTTTGCCTGCAATGCATCAGACAAGAAATCCACAAATTGAAGGTGGATGTGGCCGAATTCTTTCCCGACAACTGCCAATGAGTTTAGATTGGCCACCAATGGTGCGACATGTCAGTGGATTGGCTCCATCTATGACCTGTAATTTTGATTCTGGTTTTGCCTCAAGACGGAAGTCTTCATTTTGGCAGGGTTTCACCACTCACGGTTTACAGATCAATGCAACAGCTACTGAGGAGGAAAGGAAGTATTCTGGGGACTTTGCAGACTTGTCTGATCGAACAAATTCTCAGGACCTGGTGGATGAATTGGACAGTCATTGGGTGTCAGAAGAAGAATTTGAGGTGCATGCAGTTTCTGGGATGGATTATAATCAATACTTTGGTGGTGGTGTGATGTACTGGAATCCTTCTGATCATACGGGGACAAGTTTCTCTCGTCCTCCTTCTCTTAGTTCTGATGATAGCTCGTGGGCTTGGCGTGAGGCAGACATGAATAGGGCCGTTGATGACATGGTTGCATTCTCATCATCCTATAGTACAAATGGTTTAACTTCACCAACTGCAGGTTCTTTTTGTTCTCCCTTTGATACTTTGGCCTCTGGACACCAGGCACTTGGTTATGTTATGTCAGGAAATGAAGCAGCGAACAAGGTGCTGCATACATCATCAACAATGTCGGATGCAGTGGCAGAGGAAAAAGTCTCTGGATCTTTGACCAATTTATCAGGTGATGTTGAGGGGAATTCAGGAGACTCATTTCCTTACCCGATTTTGCGGCCAATTATTGTTCCAAATATGTCGAGGGAAAGATCAAGATCTGAATTTAAGCGTAGTCAAGGTCACAAAAGCCCATGTGTTCCTCCCAGTAGGCGAGAGCAGCCTCGGATTAAGCGGCCACCATCACCTGTAGTGCTTTGTGTTCCACAAGCTCCACGTCCTCCTCCACCCTCCCCGGTAGGTGAATCCAGAAAGCACAGGGGGTTTTCTACGGTTAGATCTGGTAGTTCCAGCCCAAGGCACTGGGGTGTGAGAGGTTGGTACCAGGATGGAACTACCTTTGAGGAAGCCTGTGTTTGCATGGATGGTGCTGAAGTTGTTTGGCCTTCTTGGAGAAATAGAAGTATTTCAGTTCATCCCATAATTCAACCTCTACCAGGAACTCTGCTGCAGGATCGCCTGATTGCAATCTCCCAGCTAGCTCGTGATCAGGAACAT CCAGATGTTGCACTTCCACTGCAACCACCAGAGTTACTTAACTGTCCCTTGCGGAAGGCATCGCTCTCTTTGATGCACAGTCGTCTTCATGATGAAATTGACTCTTTCTGCAAGAAG GTTTCGGCAGAGAATATGATTAGGAAACCTTACATTAATTGGGCCGTTAAGCGGGTTGCACGGTCGCTCCAAGTCCTCTGGCCCCGGTCCAGAACAAACATCTTTGGTTCAAATGCCACTGGTTTGTCCCTTCCAACGAGTGACGTGGACCTCGTGGTCTGTCTACCCCCTGTGAGGAACCTG GAACCTATTAAAGAAGCTGGAATCTTGGAGGGTCGTAATGGTATTAAAGAAACTTGCCTTCAG CATGCTGCAAGGTATCTTGCCAATCAGGAGTGGGTGACAAACGATTCACTCAAGACTGTGGAAAATACAGCT ATACCTATTATCAGGCTTGTCGTGGAAGTTCCTCATGATTTTATAACTCCTGGTGCGTCAAATTTACAAACACCGAGGGATGTGCCAGCTGGAGTGACCAGTGAACTAGGCAATCCTGCTCATATCAATATGGCTGGTTCGGAAAATTTTGTATCGTCAAAGTGTTCACAGATAAATAGTGGCAATGATTCAAAATCCATCCGCCTTGACATCAGTTTCAAGTCTCCATCGCATACAGGACTCCAGACAACAGAACTT